In Diachasmimorpha longicaudata isolate KC_UGA_2023 chromosome 4, iyDiaLong2, whole genome shotgun sequence, a single genomic region encodes these proteins:
- the LOC135161449 gene encoding serine/threonine-protein kinase 33-like, whose translation MNVVKNLACALGYLHKNDIVHRDLKLENILITKNPVDPDDQLYIKITDFGLSATRNGPGHDDMLHDFCGTITYMAPEMVTTKSYSQQCDVWSMGIIMYVLLTGTFPFFSKNELQLYKLITTADVDYSVLQCSNEGKHLLRKLLERNPAFRITAAEVSHHPWISGAPGQVSTDSSNVLDMMRLWKDEMSVNRVTTSTQTDESDKLPIIGEEGSNLDDISLSVTNASGTYSNKSRRRLSPRLPDYSWVPPKINTNLSNSQREALRKKSLKNRLLHFNK comes from the exons ATGAACGTGGTAAAAAATTTGGCATGCGCCCTCGGATATCTCCATAAAAATG ATATTGTTCACCGTGATTTGAAGCTAGAAAATATCTTGATCACTAAAAATCCTGTCGATCCAGACGACCAATTATACATAAAAATCACGGATTTTGGACTGAGTGCCACGAGAAATGGTCCTGGACACGACGATATGCTGCACGATTTTTGCGGCACTATCACATACATGG CACCAGAGATGGTGACAACCAAGTCGTACAGTCAACAGTGCGACGTTTGGTCCATGGGTATCATAATGTACGTTCTTCTGACTGgaacttttccatttttttcgaaaaatgagTTACAGTTATACAAACTCATTACTACAGCTGATGTCGATTactctg TTCTCCAGTGTTCTAATGAGGGAAAACACCTGCTCAGAAAACTGCTAGAGAGGAACCCGGCTTTTAGAATAACGGCTGCTGAAGTCAGCCATCATCCTTGGATATCG gGAGCACCTGGACAAGTGAGTACAGACTCGTCAAATGTTTTGGATATGATGAGACTCTGGAAGGATGAAATGTCG GTGAATCGAGTGACGACTTCCACACAAACTGACGAAAGCGACAAACTGCCAATCATCGGTGAAGAGGGCTCTAATCTCGATGACATTTCAct ATCTGTAACAAATGCATCAGGAACTTATTCAAATAAATCTCGAAGACGATTGTCGCCCCGTTTACCAGATTACAGTTGGGTCCCCCCAAAAATTAACACAAATCTATCAAACTCTCAACGTGAAGCACtgcgaaaaaaaagtttgaagAATCGATTActtcattttaataaatag
- the LOC135161454 gene encoding large ribosomal subunit protein eL42 — MVNVPKQRRTFCKKCKVHKPHKVTQYKKSKERHASQGRRRYDRKQQGFGGQTKPIFRKKAKTTKKIVLRMECTECKYRKQIPLKRCKHFELGGDKKRKGQMIQF, encoded by the exons ATG GTGAACGTGCCGAAACAGAGACGCACCTTCTGCAAGAAGTGCAAGGTCCACAAGCCCCACAAAGTTACTCAGTACAAAAAAAGTAAAGAGAGGCATGCTTCACAGGGTCGTAGACGTTATGACCGTAAACAACAAGGATTTGGTGGACAGACTAAGCCTATTTTCAGGAAGAAG GCTAAGACCACCAAGAAAATTGTGCTGAGGATGGAGTGCACCGAATGCAAATACAGAAAACAGATCCCTCTGAAGCGTTGCAAACACTTCGAGCTTGGAGGTGACAAAAAGAGGAAG ggCCAGATGATTCAGTTCTAG
- the LOC135161450 gene encoding partner of Y14 and mago isoform X2, translating into MATAYVKDEEGGTFIPATQRPDGSWRKPRRVKDGYVPQEEVPLYESLGKQFSKSKINYPVGMSAEYVAAHKAKADAQQGKCPIPGMVVVNEPKKKKKKSKSKTVNALADNIAKTVSITEPEPNKSQQNAKATKSQPSVSLLSDSMKRLKNLRKKLREIETLEGKIKSGEIKNPEKEMTDKVERKKDVVDEIKLLESNQ; encoded by the exons ATGGCGACAGCTTACGTCAAGGATGAGGAag gagGAACATTCATCCCAGCAACCCAGCGTCCTGACGGTTCATGGAGGAAACCCAGGAGAGTGAAGGATGGCTATGTTCCCCAGGAAGAAGTCCCTTT ATACGAGAGTTTGGGAAAACAATTCTCAAAGAGTAAGATAAATTATCCAGTGGGTATGTCGGCAGAGTACGTGGCAGCACACAAGGCAAAGGCGGATGCACAGCAAGGCAAATGTCCAATTCCAGGTATGGTTGTGGTTAATGAAccgaaaaagaagaaaaagaaaagcaAGAGCAAAACTGTTAACGCTCTCGCTGACAATATCGCTAAGACGGTGTCTATAACCGAGCCAGAGCCAAACAAATCTCAACAGAATGCAAAAGCTACGAAATCTCAGCCATCAGTATCATTACTCAGTGACAGTATGAAGAGGCTGAAGAATCtccggaaaaaattgagagagatTGAGACACTCGAGGGGAAAATCAAGAGTGGAGAAATAAAGAATCCAGAGAAGGAGATGACGGATAAagttgagaggaaaaaagatGTCGTGGATGAGATTAAATTATTGGAGTCAAATCAATAA
- the LOC135161452 gene encoding WASH complex subunit 3, whose amino-acid sequence MNDNRIPIVEPTVDYTKVPPIHQKRTVSFINHFVVNTVSFLNKFALSCEERLFEFENKLQRIEAALIILESRLASIPGLDSGSVEPTACDPKNVESDNKPLIVEPEKQEVPVNIDELDKIEETKPQPELEVPSAELQPINKHPLYEKYFKMVNVGVPKAAVKIKMTQEGLDPSLLDDPQRQIPKAARDAHHDE is encoded by the exons ATGAACGATAATCGTATACCAATTGTAGAGCCTACTGTAGATTACACAAAG GTTCCACCCATTCATCAGAAACGTACTGTATCATTCATAAATCATTTTGTAGTCAATACAGTATCATTCCTCAACAAATTCGCATTGAGCTGCGAAGAACGActttttgaatttgaaaataaacttcaGAGGATCGAAGCTGCTCTGATAATTCTTGAATCCCGA CTCGCATCAATACCTGGACTAGATTCAGGTTCTGTGGAACCAACTGCCTGTGATCCTAAGAATGTTGAAAGTGACAATAAACCACTGATAGTAGAGCCAGAGAAACAAGAAGTGCCAGTAAACATCGACGAGCTAGATAAAATCGAAGAAACAAAACCACAACCGGAATTGGAAGTGCCATCTGCAGAGCTTCAACCCATAAACAAACATCCACTTTATGAAAAATACTTTAAAATGGTCAACGTCGGAGTCCCGAAAGCAGctgtgaaaattaaaatgacaCAGGAAGGCCTCGACCCATCTCTCCTCGA TGATCCCCAACGACAAATACCGAAAGCTGCTCGAGATGCACATCACGACGAATAA
- the LOC135161450 gene encoding partner of Y14 and mago isoform X1 — translation MRKLKSHNYSAFLCSEKEIRIFKNCHGRGTFIPATQRPDGSWRKPRRVKDGYVPQEEVPLYESLGKQFSKSKINYPVGMSAEYVAAHKAKADAQQGKCPIPGMVVVNEPKKKKKKSKSKTVNALADNIAKTVSITEPEPNKSQQNAKATKSQPSVSLLSDSMKRLKNLRKKLREIETLEGKIKSGEIKNPEKEMTDKVERKKDVVDEIKLLESNQ, via the exons ATGAGGAag TTAAAGTCGCATAATTATAGCGCATTCTTGTGTTCTGAGAAGGAAATtcgaattttcaagaattgtCATGGAA gagGAACATTCATCCCAGCAACCCAGCGTCCTGACGGTTCATGGAGGAAACCCAGGAGAGTGAAGGATGGCTATGTTCCCCAGGAAGAAGTCCCTTT ATACGAGAGTTTGGGAAAACAATTCTCAAAGAGTAAGATAAATTATCCAGTGGGTATGTCGGCAGAGTACGTGGCAGCACACAAGGCAAAGGCGGATGCACAGCAAGGCAAATGTCCAATTCCAGGTATGGTTGTGGTTAATGAAccgaaaaagaagaaaaagaaaagcaAGAGCAAAACTGTTAACGCTCTCGCTGACAATATCGCTAAGACGGTGTCTATAACCGAGCCAGAGCCAAACAAATCTCAACAGAATGCAAAAGCTACGAAATCTCAGCCATCAGTATCATTACTCAGTGACAGTATGAAGAGGCTGAAGAATCtccggaaaaaattgagagagatTGAGACACTCGAGGGGAAAATCAAGAGTGGAGAAATAAAGAATCCAGAGAAGGAGATGACGGATAAagttgagaggaaaaaagatGTCGTGGATGAGATTAAATTATTGGAGTCAAATCAATAA